DNA from Roseimicrobium sp. ORNL1:
TCCACTTCCAGGAAGTGCAGTTTCATGAGCTCCAGCATGGCGAGGAAGGTGACAATCACCTCACTGCGGCTGGTGGCGGCGCTGAAGAGTTCGTCAAAGCGCACGCGCCCACCAACGGGCACGATTTCCAGGAGGTGATCGATCTTGTCGCTGACGGTCCAGCGGTCGTCCACGATCTCACGCAGCGTGTGCGTGTCCTCGAACTTCCGCAGCACCTTCTGGAAGGCGCGGATGAGGTCGAAGATGCCCACCTCGGCGATGCTTTCCTCGGGTGTGGTGAGGTCGGGGATTTCCGGCGTGGCGGTGAAGAGCTCGGCACCCTTGCTCTCGCGCTGGCCCAGGAACTGGGCGGCATCCTTGAACTTCTTGTACTCCACCAGCTGGCGGATGAGCTCCCAACGCGGGTCATCTTCCTCGGCCGCTTCATCCGGGGGCTGCAGGTCCTTGGGCAGGAGCTCGCGGCTTTTCAGGTACATGAGGTTGGCCGCCATCACGATGAACTCGCTGGCCAGCTCGATGTTCAGGGCCTGGAAGGTGTCGATGTACGCCAGGTACTGGCTGGTGATGCGCTCGATGGAGACGTCATAGATGTCGATCTCATCCTTCTTGATGAGGTAGAGCAGCAGATCGAGGGGGCCTTCAAAGACCTCCAGCTTCACCTTGTAATCGTTGTCCGTGGGTTCCACCGGGGGAGATAGCGGGCGGGGGGAGGGACTGCAAGCGGGAAAGGGGTTCCGTCAGGCCGGGGGGCCTAACGCCCACTGTGGGACCGGGAGGTCCAACCTCCTCACCCTACTTCGTCTCCACCGTCTCCAGCAGCGTCGAGCTGAAGACATCGCAAGGGCAGATGACCTCCATCTCATACGGCACCTTGTCGCCATAGCGCTCCTTCAGAATCTTCTGCACCGCGGCATGGGAGAGGTCGAGATCCTTGAGCGTGCGAAGCTCTCCCAACTTGATGCCAGAGGCACGCTCGTAACCTTTCCAGACCAGCTCGGAGCAGTAGATGCTGTCGTCCGACCACTCAAAGAGCCAGTCGTAGTTCTTGCCCAGCATGGTGGTGACTTCCTTCTTGAGCGCTACCGTGTCCAGCTTGCTCGGGTCCTTCAGCCGCTTGATGACGTAGTGCTCCTTGTCCCCGCGCTTGATCCATTCGTCCAGCGGCGCTTTGCCCACGGGCTGCACCGCCTCGTACACATAGGGCTTCCCATCCTCAATGAAGATGACCCCCATGTGGGTGAACTCCGAGTGCGTCGCCGCTGCAATGGCCGCCGCCTGCTGGGTCAGCGAACGGTGAAAGATGATGTCGCCGTCGCGGACAGGGATGTCCGGGGAGTGGGATGGTGGTGGCGTTTCCGCAAACGCGGCGGTGGACAGCGCGGCTGCCAGTCCCAGGATGATGGTGAAGAAGAAGGTCACAGGTCTCCGGCCCATGGGAAAAGATTTACTCCGGAACATTGTTGCTGGCAACTGGGAGCCTGGCGGGAATTGCGATTCGGGCGGCAGGGCACCCGGAATGGAAGAGGACTTCCGTCAGGTGAAGAAGGGGGTGCGGTATCAAAGTAGAAGGGGGATGAACGCGACAGATCCAGATGCTGTGACGCGAAGCGTCCTTGGACTGCGTGCAGCCCTGCTGCCGCTTTGAAGAGTCCACAGCCTGCTGTGGCGATGGCGACACTCGCTCGTAAGGTGATGCGTCCAGAGAGAGTGGCGACTTCGTCGCGGTGACGCGTGCAGCAGGCTGCACTTTAGGAAAGCGGCAGCAGGGCTGCGCGCAGTCCAAGGCCTTCGGCACAAGTGTCGCTGAATGCTCATGGTACTTAAGTGCCCGCCTGCCGTATTCTTCTTCCAAGATGCCTTAGTGAAAAAGATGCTCTGCAATATGGCGCCGACTGGGACGGTAGATGTTGCCCGCATGACACGCGCTGCTTTTCTCCTCTGCACCCTCGCGCTTCTGGTTGTCGGAGCCCGGCTTTCATCCACGTCCGCATCTGCGCAGGAAACGGCCTCCACTTTCCGCGCTGGCGCTGCCGCGGTGGATGTCACCCCGCAGAAGTTCCCGGTCATCGTGAATGGAAACTTCACCGAGCGACTCGCCCAGCAGGCCAACGACAAACTCCATGCGCGTGCCATCGCGCTCGATGATGGAAACACCAAGCTCGTGCTCTGCGTGGTGGATACCTGCATGATGCCGCGCGAAGTCATCGACCAGGCGAAGTCCATCGTCGCGAAGGAGACCGGGCTGGACATCTCGCACATGACGGTGTCCGCCACGCATACGCATACGGCACCTGCGGCGATGGGTTGCCTGGGGAGTCGCATGGATCCGGAGTACACGAAGTGGCTGCCGGGCAAGGTCGCGGAGGCGATGATGGCAGCACTCAAAAACCTGCAACCTGCGAAGGTGGGCTGGGCATCCGTCGATGACTGGGAGCACACGCACAACCGCCGCTGGATCTACCGGCCCGACCGCATCCAGGCCGACCCCTTTGGAAATCCCACGGTGCGCGCCATGATGCATCCCGGTTATGAAAGCCCGAATCACGTGGGACCCTCCGGACCGGTGGACCCCGGGCTCAGCGTGCTGGCCTTGCAGACGAAGGACGGCAAGCCACTCGCTCTCTTCGCGAACTACTCGCAGCATTACTTCGGTGCCTCGGCGGTGTCCGCGGACTACTACGGCGCCTTCTGCAAGCACATGGCGAAGCTGCTGGGGCAAGCGTCAGGCGAGGGGCCATTCGTTGCCCTCATGTCGCAGGGCACCAGTGGTGACCTGATGTGGATGGATTACAGCAAGCCCAAGCAGAACATCACGATGGATGCGTATGCGGAAGC
Protein-coding regions in this window:
- a CDS encoding YiiX family permuted papain-like enzyme is translated as MGRRPVTFFFTIILGLAAALSTAAFAETPPPSHSPDIPVRDGDIIFHRSLTQQAAAIAAATHSEFTHMGVIFIEDGKPYVYEAVQPVGKAPLDEWIKRGDKEHYVIKRLKDPSKLDTVALKKEVTTMLGKNYDWLFEWSDDSIYCSELVWKGYERASGIKLGELRTLKDLDLSHAAVQKILKERYGDKVPYEMEVICPCDVFSSTLLETVETK
- a CDS encoding segregation/condensation protein A, with protein sequence MEPTDNDYKVKLEVFEGPLDLLLYLIKKDEIDIYDVSIERITSQYLAYIDTFQALNIELASEFIVMAANLMYLKSRELLPKDLQPPDEAAEEDDPRWELIRQLVEYKKFKDAAQFLGQRESKGAELFTATPEIPDLTTPEESIAEVGIFDLIRAFQKVLRKFEDTHTLREIVDDRWTVSDKIDHLLEIVPVGGRVRFDELFSAATSRSEVIVTFLAMLELMKLHFLEVEQERTLGEIVVVRPSDKIDELAATIPPHMQLAAGMKQKADDAEEEDDTPKDLALEA